Below is a genomic region from Bacteroidota bacterium.
GGATAAAGCTATGGCGAATGAAAAGCCTTTGATACTAATTACGAATGATGACGGTATTACCGCACCCGGTATTAGGAATCTGATTTCGGTAATGAATGAATTAGGAGATGTTTGGGTAGTAGCACCCGACAAAGGACAATCAGGAATGGGACATGCCATAACTGTAAATTCTACTTTACATGTCGACGAAATTAATATTGATGATGGTCCACAGAAAGAATTTAGCTGCAGTGGTACTCCTGCCGATTGTGTAAAACTGGCTATAAGTGAGTTGCTGCCAAAAAAACCGGATTTATGTGTTTCCGGGATAAATCACGGTTCAAATTCGGCCATTAATGTAATATATTCAGGTACTATGTCGGCGGCGATAGAAGCAGGTATGGAAGGTATACCGGCTATAGGCTTTTCACTTTTAGATTATTCTCTGGGAGCAAATTTTGAGCACAGTAAACCTTTTGTAAAGAGAATAGCTGAGAATACGTTGAATAATGGAGTTCCGCAGGGAGTTATTTTGAATGTAAATATTCCTAATCTGACATTAGAAGAAATTAAAGGGGTAAAAGTATGTCGACAGGCAAAAGCTACCTGGGAAGAGGAGTTTGATCGCAGAATTGATCCCAGAGGCAGAACCTACTTCTGGCTTACCGGAAAATTTGTGAATCTTGATAAAGGAGAAGATACTGATGAATGGGCTCTTGAAAATGGATATATTTCCATAGTGCCGGTACAGTACGATTTAACAGCACATTTTGCTATTCAACGACTTAATGCATGGAATAATGAAGGATAAAATACAACTTTTATATGGGGCAATTGCCGGACTTGTAACTCCCCCGATAGCATTTGCCATCTGGATATTTTCTTTTACTGATTACGACTTGTCACAAGCTTTAGATCTGGTTGAAAAAGGTAGCTTATACAGTGAAGTGTTGAGCTTATCGGCTGTTTCTAACATGCTTGTGTTTTATCTTTTTATAAATAAGAAAAATTACTCAGCAGCACGTGGAGTTCTATTAATTACAATATTTTTGTCGTTTATTGTTATAGCTACTAAGTTGTTTTAACAGGACATAAATTATAATAAAGAATGAAATATTATATAATAGCAGGAGAAGCTTCCGGCGATTTGCATGGAGCCAATTTGATGAAGGCTTTAAAGGAGGAGGATAATCAGTCCGAATTTAGGTTTTGGGGAGGAGATTTAATGGCTGCCAACGGTGGAGAATTAATAAAACATTATCGCGACCTTGCTTTTATGGGATTTGCGGAGGTGCTGATGAATATAAGAACCATTTTGGGTAATATTTCATTCTGTAAAAAAGATATTCTCGAATACAAACCCGATGCAATAATTTTGATTGATTATCCAGGGTTTAATTTACGGATTGCAAAATTTGCAAAGCGTAATGGAATAAAGGTTTTTTATTATATATCGCCTCAAATATGGGCTTGGAAAGAAGCAAGGATAACCGAAATAAAGAATAATGTTGATAAGATGTTTGTGATTCTTCCTTTCGAAAAAGACTTCTATAAAAAACATGATTATGAGGTAGATTTCGTCGGGCATCCGTTGATTGATGCAATAGATTCAAGAAAAGCAATTGAAGACAGAAAATTCAAGGAAGAATATAATATTGATAACAGACCGGTTATTGCTATTTTGCCGGGAAGCAGAAAGCAGGAGATAACTAAGTCGTTGCCAATAATGCTAAGTGTTAAGGATAATTTCAAAGATTATCAGTTTGTAATTGCCGGGGCACCATCGCAGGAATATTCGTTTTATGAGAAGTTTATTAAAGATGATCAGGTTAAGTTTATAAGCAACCGCACATACGATCTGTTGCAGGTGTCAGAAGCAGCGCTAGTTACATCGGGAACAGCTACGCTGGAAGCAGCATTGTTTAAGGTGCCTGAAATTGTCTGTTATAAGGCTAATTTTATTTCATATCATATCGGTAAAAAGTTGGTTAAAATCGACTATATTTCGCTTGTAAATCTGATTATGGGTTCTGAAGTTGTTACGGAGTTGATACAGGAAGATTTTAATTCAAATCGTCTTTCTCTGGAATTGAAAAATATATTGGAAGGAGAAGGAAGAAAGAAAATGCTTGACAACTTTGATAAACTAATTTCAATCCTCGGGGGAGCCGGAGCATCGAAAAATACAGCCCGGTTGATGTATAAGTATTTGCACGAAATACCTAAAAGGAATTAGAGTTACAGCAATTTACAACGGATGGAATGCCTGTCTGAATTATACTGACAGAAAGGCAAATGAGCAAAACATAAAATAATTAACACGTGAATAGATTTTTGATATCAATATTTTTTCTATTATTCACTATAACTTATTCTAATGCTGATATTGTAGAGAATATTAAGGTGAGGTTGTTTTCTACCTACAATGGTAATAAAGCAATTATAAGCGTAGCTAAAGGAGATTATTTTCTTTTGGCAAACGATGTTAAAGGAAAATTGATCGATACAATTGCAAAAGTAAGTTCATTAGATAAAGAAAGTAATACAGTATATTTTAGCTTGAAGTCAGGAAAAATATCATTGCTACATGATAATAGGAATTTAGGTAGTTTCGATAAGGTTTATTTCGTTGCCGTACAAGACACAAGTTCATTTGTTATCAGATATGAATCTCAAAAAGAACGGTTTTACGAAGGATCATTATTAATGAGTCCAAAGAATAACAATCTGGAGATAGTAAATAAAGTGGGACTGGATAGTTATGTGGCAGGGGTTGTAGAATCGGAAGTTGGCAGTAAAGGGAATCTTGAATTTTACAAGGCGCAAGCAATTATAGCAAGAACCTATGCCATTAAAAACTTAAATAAATTTATAAGTAATGGCTATAACCTAACCGATGATGTGAGGAGTCAGGTGTATTTTTCGAAAAGCTATTATGTTGAGAATAATTTAATATTGAAGGCCGTAGAAGAAACTAAAAGCAAGGTTATTGTAGATTTTAACAACAGACTTATTCTTCCTGTTTTTCATGCTAATAGCGGAGGTCAGACTTCTAACGCCAAAGAAGTATGGGTTACAGATTTGCCCTATCTGAAATCAAAAAGAGATCCGTATAGTACTACATCTCCTGGGGATAGCACTTTTTGGGAAGTTGAAATTCCAAAAGACAGGTTTCTTCTTTATTTCAATAAACGGGCTCCTGAATTTAAGAATAACAGCAAGTATTATAATGCTATACTTAGCTTTAAACAGGAGCAGAGAAAGTCTCATTTATCATATAGAAATGTAAAAATACCGCTAAAAGAAATCAGGTCACAGTTTAAACTGCGATCTACATTTTTCGATATTTCTGATAGGGGAGATAAAGTGTTAATTTCCGGAAAAGGTTATGGACATGGTGTAGGTTTATCGCAGATTGGCGCCATACATATGGCGGAAAGAGGCTATACTTACGATCAAATAATAAAGTTTTATTACCATAATGTAAAAGTGGTTGATTATAAAGAGGTTATATAAATTATGCTTACAAAAGTTTTTAATAATACACATCCTATAACAATTTTATTATTGTTTTTGTTTCTGGTATTGGTTTCCGCGAGTAGTTTTTATGGCTACTTTAATATAGAAAGTTTTCACAATGAATTTTTGGTTCAAAATCACTACCCAAACCTTGGGGATGTAATACCTGTTGTTCTTTCGCTTTTCTTTGTAGTTTCGTTGGGGGTGCTTGTAAATTACATAGTTCATGAGAATTCCATTACCGGTGACAACTCATTTGCTTTGTTGTTTTTTGTGTTGCTGATATCTTCTTTTCCCGGTATAGTAATTTTTAATCCAATATTAGCATCTACATTTTTTGTGGTGCTTGCTCTTAAGAACTTGCTTAGCCTCCACGTACATAAAAAAATGACGATAAAATTGTTTAATGCAGGTTTTCTTATCGGTATAGCTGCGGTTATTTATCCTTATTCTATTTTATATGGTATTTTGATATATTTGGGAATAATAATTTATGGAGCCGATAATTGGCGTCAGTGGTTTTTGCCTATTGTTGGAATACTTATTCCTTTTTATCTTTTGTTTACCGGGTATTTTTGGTTCGATAATTTGGGAGAATATTGGGATAGGTTTTTTATTCATTCTTTTCGCTATAGAGAAAATGATTTTTATGGTTCAAAGAACGTAATGATAGTTCTGGGAATTTATTTGTTGATTACAATCTTCGCAATTTTTGATTATAGCAGTAATATGCGGCTTCACAAACTCGATACGCGTAAAAGTTATGCTATGACATACCTGGGGCTTTTTATCGGTGTAATTATCGCAATGTTTGGCACTATCACAAATGGTCAGGAGCTGATAATCCTTTTTCTTCCAATATCCGCAATTTGGGCGAAGTTTATTCAACACAAGAAAAAACCCATATGGAGAAATGTTTTTATGGGGTTGATTATAATAATAATAATTGTCAGCTATATTACATCTTTTAATATTACATAACCGGGTTATTAATAGGTGAATATAAGAAAACTATAAAATTCTCTGATAAAAATATACATCACTGAGTTTTTTGTCACTTAGCCACCAATCTTTTTTGACACCTGTTTTTTTAAAGTTATTGCTCTCAAAAAAACTGATACTAGCTTTGTTATTACATTGAATATCGCAGTATAATTGATGTAGGTTTAGCGTTTTCTTACAGTATACAACTAAGAGGTCAAGAGCTTCTTTTCCATAACCAAGACTCTGGTGTTTATCATTTATAATTATACCAATCCCACTTCGTTTATGGATTGGATCAAAGTCAAATAAATCAATTAGTCCTACTGTTTCTCCGTTTTTTATATTTTCGATCACCAACCTTAGTTGTCCTGTTTTAGTAATATCCCGGTCGATATTTTCCAAATACTGATGCAACAGATATTTGGAGAATGGAATTTTTGTTTCTGAAATTTTCCAGTTATCAACATCATTTTCTACCATGTAAAGAAAGCTGAGGTCATCCGGCTCTAGAGCCCTTAATTTTATTTTGTCTCCAATCATTATCTAATGTTATATGAAGCCATCACCGGGTAGTGGTCAGAGAGAGCTTTATTATTTAAGGTCTTAAATCCTACTACTCTAAAGTTTGGATCGCCAAATACAAAATCAATTCTCAGTGGGAAATATTTAAAATCGAATGTTTTTCCAAATCCTTGTCCTCCAACTTCGAATGCATCAACTAAATCACCTCTTATCTCCCTGTATTCATAAGAGAATGCACTTGAATTAAAATCACCCATTACAATTACCGGATATGGGGAACTGTTTATATGTTCGCGTAATAAATCGGCTTGTTCACCATGTCGTCCGAACCCTTTATCTATCTTAGAGGCAATTGATCTCACATTGTTTCCAATATTATTTTTTGAGTCCGAAATGTCGAAGGCTTTATCAAGAGCCAAATCACTCTTGTCTAAGCTTAAGGTTTCAAGGTGAATACTGTAAACTCTAACATAGTCACCATTCACATCAATATCAATATAAACAGCACTATTTGAAGTGGAAGGAAACTTTACGTTTCCATTACTAATAATTTTATATTTTGAGAATATAGCCTGACCCCAGTATTTTTCCGTTCCCGGGTAATAAAAGTGGGTGTATTCATAATCTCCAATGTCGAAATTTTTCATCTGATGGTATTCCTGAAAAGCGACAATATCGGGACTTTCATTTTTTACTAAATCATATATTTCGTTTTCTATACCCGGCTCTTTAATCCAATTGAAAACATTGAACATTCTAACATTGAAGGTCATTACTTTCAGATCTTCACTTCCTACAAATTGGCTGTTAGACCATCTGAAGAAATTATCAATATGGTTAATACCTAAAATAAGTATCACTAATGAAAATATGAATCGGATGTTCAAATTCATAATCCACAACAGAACAAATACTATATTGATTATCATCAACACTGGCATAAGTAAACTTAGTGTAGCTATAAATGGAATTGTTCCCGGGTAAATTAGGGGAACAAAGTAACTCGCAATGAGTAAAAGCCCAAATACGATGTTAACGAAGTAAAACATTTTGCCAAAGAAGCCAAGCTTTTTCATCTGTTAATAGTTTGTTTTATTATTTCTTTCCTGCCTTAAACAGAAATTCTTTTTCATCGGCACTTAAACTTTCGTAGCCAGATTTTGATATTTTACCAAGAATATCATCGATCTTTTCTTCTTCTTCTCTTTTACTTAAATTGTAATCGTAATCATTTCGGGGTGTTTGGTTTTTATAGACTTTTTGAAATGGGTTCTTTTTTTTGTTGAATATATTATTGAATCGGTCAATAATATTATTTATCCATCGGCCTATATCTTTATTGTGCTGAAGTTGTTTCCCGTAAATAAACCCTATGAGAGCACCCCCAATATGCGACAGATGACCTCCCTCATTCCCATCACCCTGAAAATTTAAGAAGTCAAGAAATATGAAGAAAGCTGCAAGATGCCAAAGTTTTACGCGTCCAATCAGGAACAGTCGTATTGAATAGTTTGGCACATAGGTTGCTATTGCAATAAGTACGGCCATTACTCCGGCTGATGCACCTATAATTCTGTAATATGAAACCGGATTGTCAAATAAAGGGAATATGTTTATTGCAACAACAAAAAACAGACCACCTACAATAATACCTAAAATGTATAAACTCAATAATTGTTTCTGACTTAAGTATTGGAGAAAAATCTGCCCTGAGAGGTAGAGCAAAACCATATTAAAAAAGATATGACCAAATCCGCTATGAAAAATACTGTATGTTAGTATTGTCCATGGCTTTGTGATAAAATCTACACCATCAGCATGTAATGCAAACCACGACCATAAGAAGGTTTGATCGGTATTAAATAAACGTAGAAAAAAGTTTAGAATTAACATCAAAATAAATACACCAACATTCAGGTATATTAGCTTTATAAGCGATGTTCCTTTCGAAAACTCATATTTCAGTCTTTTTAAAACTTCATTCATTATCTTACAGTTTATTCTTTCTTTAAATATTCAGTTAATACATCGGATTTCCCATTCCCTTTTTTTGCCAGTATTTAATCAACAGGTATCCAAATAGCATTCCTCCCAAATGAGCAAAGTGTGCTACATTACTTCCACTGGAGTTGAAACCCTGGAAAAATTCAACAGCACCTAAAATTATTACTAACCACTTAGCCTTGATAGGGAATAAGAAGTATATATATATCATCATATTCGGGAAAATCATTCCAAAGGCCATTAATACTCCATAAACCGCCCCCGAGGCTCCAATGACAGGAGTGTTGAAAGCAAGCCAGTAATCACGTAAAACATCTTCTGTTACGGAACTTAAGACTGCAGGATTATATCTCATGGTTGTAACCAGATTCATTAAATCGGATTGACTCATACCTGCCTCCATAAGCTGGTTCTGTAACATCATTGCTTCTGTATAATGCACAGCCGTGTAGAGTAATCCGGCTCCCAGTCCGGTAACCATATAAAATACCAGAAATCTCTTTGCACCCCAAATATTTTCGAGCATATTACCAAACATCCAAAGCATAAACATATTCATAAATATGTGTCCCGGATTCGAGATACTGTGCATAAACATATGAGTAATAAACTGATGAGGGGCAAAGTTTGTACTTCCCGGTAAGAACAGTCCAAAAGCTTTTATCAGATCAATACCAAAATTGCGCAGTACAATTGTTCCTAAAAAGAACAGACCATTTATGATAATCAGATTCTTAATTACATCAGGTAATCTTTTAAATGTTGTAGGCTGAAAGTTGTATGACATTTTAATCTATTATTTTTTATAAAATTTTTAAATACACCTGATTATCTGTTAGTTGCTATTTCAATACCGGTCTGTTTTACTATGTGTAATTTACTAAAATATGATGAGATAATACTTACTAATATTTTCATTCTATCATATAAATCTCTTTTCAATATCTTCGAGAGAAATTATGCTAGTTATCATTTTTCCCGATGGACTATAGTTTGGATTTTCGCATGCGAACAATTTATTTACTATATCCGACATTTGATTTTGCTGTAGAGCAACGCCATATTTCACCGCTTTGGTTTTAGCAAACGACAGTGCCAGGAGGTGTAGTTTGTTTTCTATCACATCTGTTTCAGCAAATTCTAAATCGTTTAAGACTTTTTCAATCATGTTTTTCGAGTCGTTCTCAGAAAATTCGGCAGGGATGCCAATTATGGTAACTATATTAGTTGAAAAGCCTGTAAATGTAAAGCCTATTTTTTCCAGATCGGGTAGTACCTGTTGCAATAACGCCCATTGGGCTTCGTTCATTTCTATATCAATAGGAAACAGAAGTTGTTGACTTGCAAAATTATCATGCGTTATGTTGTTGTAAAACTGATCGTATAAGATTCGTTCATGTGCATTGTTCTGATCAATTGTCAGCATTCCTGATCGTACATGGCTCAGGATATACTTTTTGTGGAGCTGAAAGTGGATGTCACTTTTCTGTTCAAAAGAGCTGTCGTCATTTTCTAAACCGGATTGTTCAGTTTCCTCATCCCAGGTTATGTTTGAGGTGTCGATTGAATTTGTCGGACTAACTATAAAGGAGTCATCCGGCGACAGATTTTCTAATCCGCTGTATAAGGCATCCCATCCCGAAGTATCTGCTTTTTTGAATGATGCAGATCCTCCTCCGTAATTCTTTTGACCGGAATAACTGTTGTCTTCCTTAAAAGGATTGTATTCAGGGTTAACATCAATTGAAGGTTGTGAGAAATTATCGGAAGGCCTCATTAGTTCCTCATCTAGGTTGCCGTCTACCGAAAAATCAAGCGAAGGTGAAATGTTGTATTGGCCTAAAGAATGTTTTATGGTAGAACGTAAAATAGCATAAATACTTCTTTCATCCTCAAATTTTATTTCAGTTTTTGTCGGATGGATATTAATATCGATCGACTTTGGATCAATATCCAGATAAATAAAATATGACGGATAGCTGTCAGGAGGTAAAAGACTTTCAAAAGCAGCACTAACTGCATGATTCAGATAAGTACTCTTGATAAAGCGGTTGTTTACAAAAAAATATTGTTCACCTCTTCTTCGTTTAGAGAATTCCGGTTTACCTACATAACCTCTTAATGATACAATCTCTGTATCTTCTTCGATAGGGAAGAATTTATCGTTGGTTTTTGATCCGAATATTGAATCAATCCTTTTTTTGAGTTTAGCGGCTTCAAGACTGTAAACAGTATTACCATTGTGTGTCAGCGAGAATTTTATGTCGGGATGAGCAAGTGATATTCTTAAAAATTCATCAACTATATGTTTTGTCTCTGCTTTCTCCGATTTTAGAAAGTTTCGACGGGCAGGAATGTTAAAAAATAGATTTTTAACCGAAATATTAGTCCCTTCCGGTGAAGAACATACATCTTGCGATTTTACTTTTGAACCTTCAATTTTTATACATGTTGCTAAATCATCACCCTCTTTTCTTGTTTTTAATTCTACCTGACTAATAGCAGCAATCGAAGCCAACGCTTCTCCTCTGAAACCTTTTGTACTGAGGTTAAAAAGATCTTCGGCCGATGAAATTTTTGAAGTTGCATGTCGTTCAAAACTCATTCGGGCGTCTGTGGCACTCATACCTTTGCCATTATCTATAACCTGGATTAGAGTTTTCCCTGAATCTTTAATTATTAGCTTTAATTCAGTGGCGCCGGCATCTATTGAATTTTCAAGTAGTTCTTTTACAGCCGAAGCAGGTCGTTGAACTACCTCACCGGCCGCAATTTGGTTAGCCACACTATCGGGTAACAGTTTTATTATATCTGCCATGTATATTATTCAGGAGCTTTATTTATACAAAAAATACCATGCTAAGAACAATAGCCCGGCTATTATTAATAACAATCTAATGTTGGAACTTCCGGTCTTTCTTTTAGAGCTTTTTTTAAAACTTCCACGGATTCTTTCCTTGGTAGCCTCCGGACTGTTCTCGCCTTTGTATTTTGCTTTTATTCTTTCCAGACGCTCCTTGCGTTCATCGTAGTAGCGAGGTTGGAAATCAAAACGCTTATAACTATTTAACTTTATGAATGAAGGTAATTTCATCTGTTAATAATTTGTTTTATTCGGTCACCTGCCTGACTGCGTCTTGCAGGCAGGGATGGTACATTCATGTATTATCATTTCCCTGAGTGAGGAAAAATTTACTCATACTCGTTCATCTGTAAATAAATTTCAGCCATGTACTTATTTCATGGACTGTCTTTCTTAGATTATAATCACTGTATTGTGAAAAGTTGTACTTATGAGTATTCAATAATACAACGATGCAAATTTAAGTAAATTATAATTGACAATATTATTTTGACAGCTTAGTATTTTTATAATAAATAACAGGTGCTAAAAAGTGAAGTTTGATGCTGATTTTGTATTAGACTTCTTCAGAATCACTCTTAACTTCCAGATATTTATTCAAAGCTACCCCGGGTTTTTTGTTTTTATCAAAGTAGAAATCTATTCTCCCTATATTGATGCCTGCAAAACCTGCCTGACTCACTATTGTATCTTCTCCGGCTTTGTTTTTAATTACATCGGGTTCCTTCATAAATGTGTGTGTATGACCCCCAACAATCAAATCAATATTATTGGTGTTTTCTGCCACAACCACATCCGAAACTTTATCACCTCTGTATTTATATCCCAAATGCGAAAGCATTATTACCAAATCGCATTTTTCTTCTTCTTTAAGAATCCTTGCATAATTATTGGCCGATTCTATCGGGTCGAGATACTTTATTGCGTTATAATTTTTAGGATCAACCAAGCCCTCCAGCTCTATCCCTATACCAAATACCCCAACTTTTATACCCGAGAACATGAATGTTTTATACGCTTCTAATTTTCCTTCTAAAACTGTGTTTGTAAAATCATAGTTGCAGTTTACAAAAGGGAAATTAGCATGCTTTAGGTGTTTGGCAAATCCATCTATCCCATTGTCGAGATCGTGATTCCCAATTGTAGCCACATCGTATTTCAGCATGCTCATCAGCTTAAAATTAAGCTCTCCACCATAATAGTTAAAATAAGGTGTTCCCTGAAAAATATCTCCGGCATCTACAAGAAGAACATTTTCATCAGTATTCCTGATGTCCTCAACAATTTTAGCTCTTTTAGCCATTCCTCCCATACCCGGATACTTAGGGTGATCATCGGGGAAAGGTTCAAACCTCGAGTGAGTATCATTTGTATGTAGTATCGTAATTTTAACAGGGTCATTCGACATACAGGAACTCAATGTAGAAACTCCCGATGCTAAAAAAGCACTCCCGGCTCCGGCAACTTTTATAAATTTTCTTCTATTCTGCATATGTAAATCTTCCGTCTAATTCAACATTTACCGTATCGGTTTTTTCAAAATAATCGATCATAGCATCTCTCATTTTATAGTCCAGTGTATCAATAGATAGTGGATCACTAAAAAAGTACATTCTGTCGCCACCATGCTGAAGGTAGTCGGTCGTAACTATTTTATACTGTTTTGTTTTGTCGTAATCTTTACCGCCTATTGAAACGTCGGTGGCCATATTGTCTTTTATCTTTAACCTGATGTTCGACATGGGGTGACCTTTACTGTTAGCCATATAGTTTAGCAGTTCAGTCATTTTGACACTATCTAAAGTTACTACAATAAGAGTGTTTTCGAATGGCATAATTTCGAACATATGCCTGAGGGTAATATCTCCTTTTGCTATTGGAGTCCTAATACCCCCTCTATTGAAAACAGCAAAATCTATTTGCTTCCCGAAATTATTTTTGTAACGCTCACTGGCCTGTTCATATACCAGATCGGAGATCAAATTACCTAAAGTACTTTCAAGCTTTCCGGTACCTCTTGAAGTTAGCAGATCTTCTTTCGAATAAGAGATAACCTTGTTTAACTCTACTTCCAGAGTATCGTGGTATGGCTTTATGAAATTCTCAATTTTTTTTACTCCTTCCAAACTATCGCTCACTTCAATGTAGCTGAAATCTGAACGACTCTTAGAGGGTTTATCGCTATTGCATGATGCTATTAGGAAGATTGTCAATATGCCCAATAGATAAAGCGCTTTTTTATACGACATCGGAACTTTTTTTGTTAAAAAATCTTTTCGAGTAAAATAAAAATGTATAACCTTGCATGTATGAGTAACAGCTTTGGAAATAACAGGACAAAAATAGCGCAATTTTTTTATAATAAGATTCAAAAAAAGGCTAAAGAGACTAAGGTAGATGATTTTGCATTCGTTAATGTGAAGTCAATAGGGATTATATTTGACGAAAATAGTGAAGGTATTAACGAATTTATTCAGGATATTTCTCAGGAATTTAAAAGTAAGTCGGGCGTAATATCAATTTTTGAACTCGCTTATAATGTTAGCGAAGCGAAGAAACCCGAGCCCAACGGAATTCCAACTGTATATTTCACAGATGAGGATGTTAATAGATATGGGAAGCCAAAATTTAAGGATGTGATCAATTTTATTGAAACTCCTTTCGACCTATTGATAAATCTTGCAGAAAACGGGCATTGGCCAATCAGGTTTAGTGCAGTTATGTCTAAAGCGAAGTTCAAAGTTGGCCGATACG
It encodes:
- a CDS encoding endonuclease/exonuclease/phosphatase family protein — encoded protein: MKKLGFFGKMFYFVNIVFGLLLIASYFVPLIYPGTIPFIATLSLLMPVLMIINIVFVLLWIMNLNIRFIFSLVILILGINHIDNFFRWSNSQFVGSEDLKVMTFNVRMFNVFNWIKEPGIENEIYDLVKNESPDIVAFQEYHQMKNFDIGDYEYTHFYYPGTEKYWGQAIFSKYKIISNGNVKFPSTSNSAVYIDIDVNGDYVRVYSIHLETLSLDKSDLALDKAFDISDSKNNIGNNVRSIASKIDKGFGRHGEQADLLREHINSSPYPVIVMGDFNSSAFSYEYREIRGDLVDAFEVGGQGFGKTFDFKYFPLRIDFVFGDPNFRVVGFKTLNNKALSDHYPVMASYNIR
- a CDS encoding rhomboid family intramembrane serine protease, with product MSYNFQPTTFKRLPDVIKNLIIINGLFFLGTIVLRNFGIDLIKAFGLFLPGSTNFAPHQFITHMFMHSISNPGHIFMNMFMLWMFGNMLENIWGAKRFLVFYMVTGLGAGLLYTAVHYTEAMMLQNQLMEAGMSQSDLMNLVTTMRYNPAVLSSVTEDVLRDYWLAFNTPVIGASGAVYGVLMAFGMIFPNMMIYIYFLFPIKAKWLVIILGAVEFFQGFNSSGSNVAHFAHLGGMLFGYLLIKYWQKKGMGNPMY
- the surE gene encoding 5'/3'-nucleotidase SurE, whose protein sequence is MANEKPLILITNDDGITAPGIRNLISVMNELGDVWVVAPDKGQSGMGHAITVNSTLHVDEINIDDGPQKEFSCSGTPADCVKLAISELLPKKPDLCVSGINHGSNSAINVIYSGTMSAAIEAGMEGIPAIGFSLLDYSLGANFEHSKPFVKRIAENTLNNGVPQGVILNVNIPNLTLEEIKGVKVCRQAKATWEEEFDRRIDPRGRTYFWLTGKFVNLDKGEDTDEWALENGYISIVPVQYDLTAHFAIQRLNAWNNEG
- a CDS encoding SpoIID/LytB domain-containing protein — protein: MNRFLISIFFLLFTITYSNADIVENIKVRLFSTYNGNKAIISVAKGDYFLLANDVKGKLIDTIAKVSSLDKESNTVYFSLKSGKISLLHDNRNLGSFDKVYFVAVQDTSSFVIRYESQKERFYEGSLLMSPKNNNLEIVNKVGLDSYVAGVVESEVGSKGNLEFYKAQAIIARTYAIKNLNKFISNGYNLTDDVRSQVYFSKSYYVENNLILKAVEETKSKVIVDFNNRLILPVFHANSGGQTSNAKEVWVTDLPYLKSKRDPYSTTSPGDSTFWEVEIPKDRFLLYFNKRAPEFKNNSKYYNAILSFKQEQRKSHLSYRNVKIPLKEIRSQFKLRSTFFDISDRGDKVLISGKGYGHGVGLSQIGAIHMAERGYTYDQIIKFYYHNVKVVDYKEVI
- a CDS encoding GNAT family protein, yielding MIGDKIKLRALEPDDLSFLYMVENDVDNWKISETKIPFSKYLLHQYLENIDRDITKTGQLRLVIENIKNGETVGLIDLFDFDPIHKRSGIGIIINDKHQSLGYGKEALDLLVVYCKKTLNLHQLYCDIQCNNKASISFFESNNFKKTGVKKDWWLSDKKLSDVYFYQRIL
- the lpxB gene encoding lipid-A-disaccharide synthase produces the protein MKYYIIAGEASGDLHGANLMKALKEEDNQSEFRFWGGDLMAANGGELIKHYRDLAFMGFAEVLMNIRTILGNISFCKKDILEYKPDAIILIDYPGFNLRIAKFAKRNGIKVFYYISPQIWAWKEARITEIKNNVDKMFVILPFEKDFYKKHDYEVDFVGHPLIDAIDSRKAIEDRKFKEEYNIDNRPVIAILPGSRKQEITKSLPIMLSVKDNFKDYQFVIAGAPSQEYSFYEKFIKDDQVKFISNRTYDLLQVSEAALVTSGTATLEAALFKVPEIVCYKANFISYHIGKKLVKIDYISLVNLIMGSEVVTELIQEDFNSNRLSLELKNILEGEGRKKMLDNFDKLISILGGAGASKNTARLMYKYLHEIPKRN
- a CDS encoding DUF6427 family protein, with protein sequence MLTKVFNNTHPITILLLFLFLVLVSASSFYGYFNIESFHNEFLVQNHYPNLGDVIPVVLSLFFVVSLGVLVNYIVHENSITGDNSFALLFFVLLISSFPGIVIFNPILASTFFVVLALKNLLSLHVHKKMTIKLFNAGFLIGIAAVIYPYSILYGILIYLGIIIYGADNWRQWFLPIVGILIPFYLLFTGYFWFDNLGEYWDRFFIHSFRYRENDFYGSKNVMIVLGIYLLITIFAIFDYSSNMRLHKLDTRKSYAMTYLGLFIGVIIAMFGTITNGQELIILFLPISAIWAKFIQHKKKPIWRNVFMGLIIIIIIVSYITSFNIT
- a CDS encoding rhomboid family intramembrane serine protease → MNEVLKRLKYEFSKGTSLIKLIYLNVGVFILMLILNFFLRLFNTDQTFLWSWFALHADGVDFITKPWTILTYSIFHSGFGHIFFNMVLLYLSGQIFLQYLSQKQLLSLYILGIIVGGLFFVVAINIFPLFDNPVSYYRIIGASAGVMAVLIAIATYVPNYSIRLFLIGRVKLWHLAAFFIFLDFLNFQGDGNEGGHLSHIGGALIGFIYGKQLQHNKDIGRWINNIIDRFNNIFNKKKNPFQKVYKNQTPRNDYDYNLSKREEEEKIDDILGKISKSGYESLSADEKEFLFKAGKK